The following are encoded in a window of Balaenoptera ricei isolate mBalRic1 chromosome 1, mBalRic1.hap2, whole genome shotgun sequence genomic DNA:
- the LOC132348109 gene encoding PRAME family member 4-like, which translates to MSVWNPLRLLDLAAMDLLRDEASAISTLEYLPTELFPPLFILAFYGRHSETLKAMVQAWPFVRLPLGGLMQMPHRGTLQAVLDGIDVLVAQQDRPRRCKLQVLDLRNTGQYFWRMWSGSSSHVHSSSMMAPVAEDSSRTKQLLALLEVYVELRLKESNLDEFLIDLIRWVEQRKGSIHLCCKKLKIITMSMENIKEVLSRVQLDCIQEVQVNSTWHLSTLVMFAPLLGQMSNVQRLFLSHVYLSAFEEQEQQHIVQFTSQFLRLHHLRDLYMESPSFLEGCLDQMLSCLKTPLDNLSITNCLLTESDLTHLSQCPNISQLKALDLSGVTLTNFSPELLQVLLEKVAATLQELDLDLCGIMDSQLEAILPALSHCSQLRTFSMCGNLLSMAIMEKLLQHTSGLLSLSQELYPAPRESYSSQGGFHPERLVQIKAELLKILRDLGRPRTIWISSSPCPHCGENTFYHPEPVVYSYNTPS; encoded by the exons ATGAGTGTCTGGAACCCACTCAGACTCTTGGACCTAGCAGCAATGGACCTGCTGAGGGATGAGGCCTCAGCCATCTCCACTTTGGAGTATCTGCCCACCGAGCTCTTCCCACCACTGTTCATTTTGGCTTTCTACGGGAGACACAGTGAGACCCTGAAGGCCATGGTGCAAGCCTGGCCCTTTGTCCGCCTGCCTCTGGGGGGTCTGATGCAGATGCCTCACCGGGGGACCTTACAAGCAGTGTTGGATGGTATTGATGTCCTAGTTGCCCAGCAGGATCGCCCCAG GAGGTGCAAGCTGCAGGTTCTGGATTTAAGGAATACTGGACAGTATTTCTGGAGAATGTGGTCTGGATCCAGTTCCCATGTGCACTCAAGCTCAATGATGGCACCAGTGGCTGAGGACAGTTCAAGAACAAAGCAGCTGTTAGCTCTGTTGGAGGTGTATGTAGAACTTCGCCTCAAGGAAAGTAACCTGGATGAATTCCTCATCGACCTTATCAGGTGGGTGGAGCAGAGAAAAGGTTCCATACACCTGTGCTGTAAGAAGTTGAAGATCATTACAATGTCCATGGAAAACATTAAGGAAGTCCTGAGTAGGGTGCAGCTGGACTGTATCCAAGAAGTGCAAGTTAATAGCACCTGGCATCTGTCTACCCTGGTCATGTTTGCTCCTCTCCTGGGCCAGATGAGTAATGTGCAGAGACTCTTTCTCTCCCATGTCTACTTGTCTGCCTTTGAGGAGCAGGAACAGCAGCACATTGTCCAATTTACCTCTCAGTTCCTCAGACTTCACCACCTCCGGGATCTCTATATGGAATCTCCCTCCTTTCTTGAAGGTTGCCTGGACCAAATGCTCAG CTGCCTGAAGACCCCCTTGGACAACCTCTCAATAACCAACTGCCTGCTTACAGAATCAGACTTGACACATCTGTCCCAGTGCCCGAACATCAGTCAGCTAAAAGCCCTGGATCTGAGTGGTGTCACTCTGACCAACTTTAGTCCTGAGCTCCTCCAAGTTCTGCTGGAGAAAGTTGCAGCCACTCTCCAGGAACTGGACTTAGATCTGTGTGGGATCATGGACTCCCAACTTGAGGCCATCCTGCCTGCCCTGAGCCACTGCTCCCAGCTCAGGACCTTCAGCATGTGTGGGAACCTCCTCTCCATGGCCATCATGGAGAAGCTGCTGCAACATACCTCCGGGCTGCTCAGTTTAAGTCAAGAGCTGTACCCTGCCCCTCGGGAGAGTTACAGCTCTCAGGGAGGTTTCCACCCAGAGAGACTTGTCCAGATTAAGGCTGAGCTGTTGAAGATCCTTAGAGACTTAGGACGTCCCAGAACTATCTGGATTAGCTCCAGCCCCTGTCCTCACTGTGGAGAAAACACATTCTATCATCCCGAGCCTGTTGTATACAGCTATAATACCCCTTCCTAG
- the LOC132348172 gene encoding PRAME family member 12-like, with protein sequence MSLLRDEALAFAALEDLPTEFFPPLFMEAFHGRHSETLKAMVQAWPFVRLPLGGLMEMPHVGTLQAVLDGLDVLLAQKDCPRRCKLRALDLRNTGQDFWSMWSGSNVHVSSSSSMAPVAKDRSRTEQPLAPLEVFIELCLNEGTMDEFFIYVMQWVEKRKVSIHLCCKKLKIVTMSMENIMTVLSMVQLDCIQEVQVNCTWHLSTLAMFAPLLGQMGNVQRLLLSNIHVPALEEQEDQHIIQITSQFLRLHHLRDIRMESPSFLQGRLDKMLRCLKTPLENLAITHCLITESDLKHLSQCLNISQLKGLDLSGVTLTDFSPELLQVLLEKVAATLQELDLNLCGIMDCQLEAILPALSHCSQLRTFSMCGNLLSMAIMEKLLHHTDGLPSLILELYPAPRESYSSQRILHLGRLAQLEAELIEIMRNLGRPRTIWISSSPCPRWGNEIFCHEKTIMYCCFVPP encoded by the exons ATGAGCCTGCTGAGGGATGAGGCCTTGGCCTTTGCTGCTCTGGAGGATCTACCAACAGAGTTCTTCCCACCACTGTTCATGGAGGCCTTTCATGGGAGACACAGTGAGACCCTGAAGGCCATGGTGCAAGCCTGGCCCTTTGTCCGCCTACCTCTGGGAGGCCTGATGGAGATGCCTCATGTGGGGACCTTACAAGCAGTGTTGGATGGGCTTGATGTCCTGCTTGCCCAGAAGGATTGCCCCAG GAGGTGCAAACTGAGGGCGCTGGATTTAAGGAATACCGGCCAGGACTTCTGGAGCATGTGGTCTGGATCCAATGTCCATGTGTCCTCAAGCTCATCGATGGCACCAGTGGCTAAGGACAGGTCAAGGACAGAACAGCCCTTGGCTCCCTTGGAGGTATTTATAGAACTTTGCCTCAATGAAGGGACCATGGATGAATTCTTTATCTACGTCATGCAGTGGGTGGAGAAGAGAAAAGTTTCCATACACCTGTGCTGTAAGAAGCTGAAAATTGTTACCATGTCCATGGAAAATATTATGACGGTCCTGAGTATGGTGCAGCTGGACTGTATCCAGGAGGTACAAGTGAATTGCACCTGGCATCTGTCCACCCTGGCCATGTTTGCTCCTCTCCTGGGCCAGATGGGTAATGTGCAGAGACTCCTTCTCTCCAACATCCATGTGCCTGCACTTGAGGAACAGGAGGACCAGCACATCATCCAAATTACCTCTCAGTTCCTCAGGCTGCACCACCTCCGGGATATCCGTATGgaatctccctccttcctccaagGTCGCCTGGACAAGATGCTCAG GTGCCTGAAGACTCCCTTGGAGAACCTCGCAATAACTCACTGTCTGATTACAGAATCAGACTTGAAACATCTGTCTCAGTGCCTGAACATCAGTCAGCTAAAGGGCCTGGATCTGAGTGGTGTCACACTGACTGACTTTAGTCCTGAGCTCCTCCAAGTTCTGCTGGAGAAAGTTGCAGCCACGCTCCAGGAACTGGACTTAAATCTGTGTGGAATCATGGACTGTCAACTTGAGGCCATCCTGCCTGCCCTGAGCCACTGCTCCCAGCTCAGGACCTTCAGCATGTGTGGGAACCTCCTCTCCATGGCCATCATGGAGAAGCTGCTGCATCATACTGATGGACTGCCCAGTTTAATTCTAGAGCTGTATCCTGCCCCAAGGGAGAGTTACAGCTCTCAGAGAATTCTACACCTAGGGAGACTTGCCCAGCTTGAGGCTGAGCTGATTGAGATTATGAGGAACTTAGGAAGGCCCAGAACCATCTGGATTAGCTCTAGCCCCTGTCCTCGCTGGGGCAATGAGATATTCTGTCATGAGAAGACCATTATGTACTGCTGTTTTGTCCCTCCCTAG